Proteins encoded together in one Plutella xylostella chromosome 17, ilPluXylo3.1, whole genome shotgun sequence window:
- the LOC105381783 gene encoding uncharacterized protein LOC105381783 — protein MEGKKQIRSNNAQLAKLADIMSQDHMLANGEFTGPLGARLMEAKWQEVRDVLKEIGPDKSIVQWKQTWRDLKRKARKENAAANTARNATGNIIEVPSVSNVALRVLDATGQDCSVGIGPEETNIGREVIVATDEPIITIETEMALHDYAESSPLRTTRVRRRQRSGQPRQQQPPVAFLNMQQEHNNLLQHQNVLLNRLNDTVEGNSYTGNVFKIRAERRRNTFGRKWW, from the exons ATGGAAGGAAAAAAACA AATCAGAAGCAACAATGCACAACTGGCCAAGCTGGCCGATATAATGAGCCAGGACCACATGCTGGCCAATGGCGAATTCACAGGACCGTTAGGGGCAAGACTTATGGAGGCAAAATGGCAAGAGGTCCGAGACGTCCTTAAAGAAATTGGCCCTGACAAAAGTATTGTGCAGTGGAAGCAG ACATGGCGAGACCTTAAAAGAAAGGCGCGCAAAGAAAATGCAGCAGCCAATACTGCAAGAAATGCCACTGGCAATATAATAGAAGTGCCCAGTGTCTCCAATGTTGCACTGAGAGTGCTAGACGCCACAGGGCAAGATTGCTCTGTAGGAATAGGCCCGGAGGAAACAAATATTGGGAGGGAAGTT ATTGTAGCAACCGATGAGCCCATTATAACTATTGAGACAGAAATGGCTCTCCATGATTATGCTGAAAGTAGTCCACTTAGGACCACCAGAGTCCGGCGTCGCCAGCGATCTGGACAGCCCAGACAACAACAACCACCTGTTGCATTTTTAAACATGCAACAGGAACATAATAATCTGTTGCAGCACCAAAATGTCCTATTAAAT AGACTTAATGACACAGTCGAGGGAAATTCCTATACGGGCAACGTATTTAAGATAAGGGCAGAAAGAAGACGCAAT ACTTTTGGCAGAAAATGGTGgtga